The following are encoded in a window of Brevibacillus ruminantium genomic DNA:
- a CDS encoding helix-turn-helix domain-containing protein, translating to MDDMEKFLGRLYSAEDVATLLNIEMVTCYKWLREGRIKAMKLANTLWRVREADLRAFIEQSIEEGRR from the coding sequence ATGGATGACATGGAAAAGTTCTTGGGCCGCTTATATTCTGCCGAAGATGTCGCAACCCTGTTGAACATTGAAATGGTCACATGTTACAAGTGGCTTCGAGAGGGGCGAATTAAAGCCATGAAATTGGCTAATACCCTATGGCGTGTCAGAGAAGCGGATTTAAGAGCATTTATTGAGCAGTCCATTGAGGAAGGGAGACGTTAG